The Bryobacteraceae bacterium genome includes a window with the following:
- a CDS encoding dehydrogenase, producing MDLFEEIVRLRRAGRKSALATIIKVNGSIPSFPGAKMVIRDDGSIAGTIGGGCVEAEVWQAAREVMESGRPRILSFSLAEDAAYDNGLICGGQLDIYIEPVEPQPRAFIFGAGHISRSLSKLCSLLGFSVAVIDDRESYANRERFPEADEIFAGNYEDIFPKLDIHPSCYLIIVTRGHRDDMRVLRWAVATQAGYIAMIGSRRKVINVVKELQKEGLAPELFERVHAPMGLDIGAVTPEEIAVSVAAEMIAVRRKAASGWRALSLSVLGAGSPAAASQ from the coding sequence ATGGACCTGTTCGAGGAGATCGTCCGCCTCCGGCGCGCTGGCAGGAAGTCCGCTCTGGCCACCATCATCAAAGTCAACGGCTCCATCCCCAGCTTCCCCGGCGCCAAAATGGTGATCCGCGACGACGGCTCCATCGCCGGCACCATCGGCGGCGGTTGCGTCGAAGCCGAAGTCTGGCAGGCTGCCCGGGAAGTGATGGAGTCGGGCAGGCCACGCATCCTCTCCTTCTCGCTCGCCGAAGACGCCGCCTACGACAACGGGCTCATCTGCGGAGGCCAGTTGGATATCTACATCGAACCCGTCGAGCCGCAGCCGCGCGCCTTCATCTTCGGCGCCGGCCATATCTCCAGAAGCCTCTCGAAGCTCTGCTCCCTGCTCGGCTTCTCCGTCGCTGTCATCGACGACCGCGAATCCTACGCCAACCGCGAGCGCTTCCCCGAAGCCGACGAAATCTTCGCGGGAAATTACGAAGACATTTTTCCCAAACTCGACATCCATCCCTCCTGTTATCTGATCATCGTCACCCGCGGCCACCGCGACGACATGCGCGTTCTCCGCTGGGCCGTCGCCACCCAGGCTGGCTACATCGCCATGATCGGCAGCCGCCGCAAGGTGATCAACGTCGTCAAGGAGCTCCAGAAAGAAGGTCTGGCGCCGGAACTCTTCGAGCGCGTGCACGCCCCTATGGGCCTCGACATTGGCGCCGTCACGCCGGAAGAAATCGCCGTCAGCGTGGCGGCAGAAATGATCGCCGTGCGGCGCAAGGCGGCCTCCGGCTGGCGCGCGCTCTCCCTCAGCGTCCTCGGCGCGGGCTCTCCCGCGGCGGCCTCGCAGTGA
- the selD gene encoding selenide, water dikinase, protein MDTVLPRIPRLRDENVLVGFDTCDDAGVYRLSPECALVQTVDFFTPIVDDPFIFGRIAAANSLSDVYAMGGRPLTALSILCYPAKGDLQDLEEILRGGAETMIEAGCVVVGGHSVNDDEMKFGYAVTGLVHPEKIWTNAGARPGDALVLTKPLGTGVIGTALKRGIADPAHVEAAVQSMCRLNRFEGEARGCTDITGFGLIGHAREMALASGVTLEIDAAQLEFLPGALEYAAQGAIPGGLKNNREFASCAVEFRRELPPEIEALLYDPQTSGGLLLSVDPARAQGRIIGRVIERAEKPIVIL, encoded by the coding sequence TTGGACACGGTTCTGCCGCGCATCCCGCGCCTCCGCGATGAAAACGTCCTCGTCGGCTTCGATACCTGCGATGACGCAGGCGTCTACCGGCTAAGCCCGGAGTGCGCCCTCGTGCAGACCGTGGATTTCTTCACGCCGATTGTCGACGATCCTTTCATCTTCGGCCGCATCGCGGCCGCGAATTCCCTCTCCGACGTCTATGCCATGGGCGGGCGCCCGCTGACCGCATTGTCGATTCTCTGCTACCCGGCCAAAGGCGATTTGCAGGACCTCGAAGAGATCCTCCGGGGCGGCGCCGAGACGATGATCGAGGCGGGCTGCGTGGTTGTCGGCGGTCACTCGGTGAACGACGACGAGATGAAATTCGGCTACGCCGTTACCGGCCTCGTCCATCCCGAAAAGATCTGGACCAATGCCGGCGCGCGTCCTGGCGATGCGCTCGTGCTCACCAAGCCTCTTGGCACGGGCGTCATCGGCACGGCGCTCAAGCGGGGCATCGCCGATCCCGCGCATGTCGAGGCCGCTGTTCAATCCATGTGCCGCCTCAACCGGTTCGAGGGCGAAGCTCGCGGCTGCACCGACATCACCGGATTTGGCCTCATCGGCCACGCCCGCGAGATGGCGCTGGCCTCCGGCGTCACGCTCGAAATCGACGCCGCGCAGCTCGAGTTCCTCCCCGGCGCACTCGAATACGCCGCCCAGGGCGCCATCCCTGGCGGACTCAAAAATAACCGTGAATTCGCCTCCTGCGCCGTCGAATTCCGCCGCGAACTGCCTCCTGAAATCGAAGCTCTGCTCTACGATCCTCAGACCTCCGGCGGACTGCTCCTCTCCGTTGATCCCGCCCGGGCCCAGGGCCGCATCATCGGCCGGGTGATCGAGCGGGCCGAAAAGCCCATCGTCATCTTATGA
- the pyrF gene encoding orotidine 5'-phosphate decarboxylase, with translation MSPNPLIIALDVDTRAEAMRLVEQCGGLVGFYKVGLELFTAEGPAVVRELIAAGKRVFLDLKMYDIGETVRRAAARAAGLGVSLLTVHCVPQVIRAAAEAVKGSETKILAVTVLTSFDQRDLEDTGVTGRTPAEHVLWLTARGIEAGAHGFVCSPREARPLRELAGPERLLVTPGVRSAGSAAHDQKRVATPSEALAAGADYLVIGREVTRAEDPSAAVERILAEISAVRNY, from the coding sequence ATGAGCCCCAACCCGCTCATCATCGCTCTCGACGTCGATACGCGCGCCGAAGCCATGCGCCTCGTCGAACAGTGCGGCGGCCTCGTCGGCTTCTACAAAGTCGGACTCGAGCTCTTCACCGCCGAAGGCCCCGCCGTCGTCCGCGAACTCATCGCCGCCGGCAAGCGTGTCTTCCTGGACCTCAAAATGTATGACATCGGCGAGACCGTCAGACGGGCGGCCGCGCGCGCTGCCGGGCTCGGCGTCAGCCTGCTCACCGTGCATTGCGTCCCGCAGGTCATCCGCGCCGCCGCCGAGGCCGTGAAGGGCTCGGAAACGAAGATCCTCGCTGTGACGGTGCTCACCAGTTTCGATCAGCGCGACCTCGAAGACACCGGCGTCACCGGACGCACTCCCGCGGAACACGTCCTCTGGCTGACTGCCCGCGGCATCGAAGCCGGCGCTCACGGATTCGTCTGCTCGCCCCGGGAGGCCCGCCCGCTGCGCGAGCTCGCCGGGCCGGAACGGCTCCTCGTCACCCCGGGCGTGCGCAGCGCCGGCTCGGCCGCCCACGATCAGAAGCGCGTCGCCACGCCATCGGAAGCCCTCGCTGCCGGCGCCGACTACCTCGTCATCGGACGCGAGGTCACCCGGGCGGAGGATCCCTCGGCCGCCGTCGAGCGCATCCTGGCAGAGATCTCAGCGGTCCGCAACTATTGA
- the alaS gene encoding alanine--tRNA ligase: protein MTGHEIRQKFLDFFAERGHRVVRSSSLVPANDPTLLFTNAGMNQFKDVFLGLEKRDYTRATTAQKCVRAGGKHNDLENVGYTRRHHTFFEMMGNFSFGDYFKAEAIGYAWELVTKGFGLPKDRLYITVFREDDEAEELWQKVAGVPKDRIFRLGEKDNFWQMGETGPCGPCSEIHYDLGPEAAAPGREHEQFPDDAGGRFVEIWNLVFMQFDRDAEGRLTPLPRPSIDTGLGLERVAAILQGKLSNFECDLLFPIVEEAGRLLKVSYGEDEKTNVVLRICADHARAAAFLIHDGVVPSNEGRGYVLRKIMRRAMRNARRIGAAEPFLYQLTGFVAEWMKPAYPELLESVPRVARIVLDEEKRYASTFQIAERVFHDEARSAAGGVLPGAAAFKLYDTYGMALDEQLDMARELGLTIDMAGFEEAMQRQRERARASWKGAEKAQIAPVYQQAADAGATQFLGYDHLSVKPCEVLALIVDQNSVREIDAGMECEIVLDRTPFYAESGGQIGDTGWLRDSETGDVIAEIASCYRPVPGLHVHKARALRKLRVGDAVEAAVDENARRATMRNHTGTHLLHAALRNVLGAHVKQAGSVVEPARLRFDFTHYAPVSPEELAEIERLANEAILRDMPVSVQQMELEKALETGAMALFGEKYGDRVRVVSVGDFSRELCGGTHVRHAGEIGLLKVVSEGSIASGVRRVEALTGAGALEKFQRTTAAVQQAATLLRTSEHELLDQIEKLLAQQKALERQIEALKEKAARAAASELESQAREIRGVKVLSARVDSLDRAQMRNLADALRNKWKSAVILLASPDNGQVALVCAVTKDLTAKVHAGKLVGQVAQALGGRGGGRPDLAEAGGKDASALPGALAAVYPSVEQMLA, encoded by the coding sequence GTGACCGGTCACGAGATCCGACAGAAGTTCCTCGATTTCTTCGCCGAGCGCGGCCACCGCGTCGTCCGCTCCTCCTCTCTGGTTCCCGCCAACGACCCCACTCTCCTGTTCACCAACGCCGGCATGAACCAGTTCAAGGACGTCTTCCTGGGGCTCGAAAAACGCGACTACACGCGCGCCACAACGGCCCAGAAATGCGTCCGCGCGGGCGGAAAACACAACGATCTCGAAAATGTCGGCTACACCCGCCGCCATCATACATTTTTCGAAATGATGGGCAATTTCAGCTTCGGCGACTATTTCAAGGCCGAAGCCATCGGCTACGCCTGGGAGCTGGTGACCAAAGGCTTCGGATTGCCCAAGGACCGCCTCTACATCACCGTCTTCCGCGAGGACGACGAAGCTGAAGAACTCTGGCAGAAAGTCGCCGGCGTCCCCAAAGACCGCATTTTCCGCCTCGGCGAAAAAGACAACTTCTGGCAGATGGGCGAAACCGGCCCGTGCGGCCCATGCTCGGAAATTCACTACGACCTCGGCCCGGAAGCCGCCGCGCCCGGCCGCGAACACGAGCAGTTCCCCGATGACGCCGGCGGCCGCTTCGTCGAAATCTGGAACCTCGTCTTCATGCAGTTCGACCGCGACGCCGAGGGCCGCCTCACGCCTCTGCCCAGGCCCTCCATCGACACGGGCCTCGGCCTCGAGCGCGTTGCGGCCATCCTGCAGGGCAAGCTCTCCAACTTCGAGTGCGACCTGCTGTTCCCCATCGTCGAAGAAGCCGGCCGCCTCCTGAAGGTCTCCTACGGAGAAGACGAAAAGACCAACGTCGTCCTCCGCATCTGCGCCGATCACGCCCGCGCCGCCGCCTTCCTCATCCACGACGGCGTCGTCCCCTCCAACGAAGGCCGCGGCTACGTCCTGCGCAAGATCATGCGCCGCGCCATGCGCAACGCCCGCCGCATCGGCGCCGCCGAGCCCTTCCTCTATCAGCTCACCGGCTTCGTGGCCGAGTGGATGAAGCCCGCCTATCCCGAACTGCTCGAGAGCGTCCCCCGCGTCGCCCGCATCGTGCTCGACGAGGAGAAGCGCTACGCCTCCACCTTCCAGATCGCCGAGCGCGTCTTTCACGATGAAGCCCGCTCCGCCGCCGGAGGCGTCCTGCCCGGCGCTGCCGCGTTCAAGCTCTACGACACCTACGGCATGGCGCTCGATGAACAGCTCGACATGGCCCGCGAGCTCGGCTTGACGATCGACATGGCCGGTTTCGAAGAGGCCATGCAGCGCCAGCGCGAGCGCGCCCGCGCCAGCTGGAAGGGCGCCGAAAAAGCCCAGATCGCTCCCGTCTACCAGCAGGCAGCTGATGCCGGCGCAACGCAGTTCCTCGGCTACGACCACCTGTCCGTCAAGCCCTGCGAAGTCCTCGCCCTCATCGTCGATCAGAACTCCGTCCGCGAAATCGACGCCGGCATGGAGTGCGAAATCGTGCTCGACCGCACTCCCTTCTACGCCGAGTCGGGCGGCCAGATCGGCGACACAGGTTGGCTCAGAGATTCCGAAACCGGCGACGTGATCGCCGAAATCGCCTCCTGCTACCGCCCCGTTCCCGGTCTGCATGTCCACAAGGCGCGCGCCCTCCGGAAGCTCCGCGTCGGCGATGCCGTCGAGGCTGCCGTCGATGAAAACGCTCGCCGCGCCACCATGCGCAATCACACGGGCACCCATCTGCTCCATGCCGCCCTCCGCAACGTCCTCGGCGCTCATGTCAAGCAGGCTGGCAGCGTCGTGGAGCCGGCGCGTCTGCGCTTCGATTTCACGCACTACGCCCCGGTTTCGCCGGAAGAGCTGGCCGAAATCGAACGCCTCGCCAACGAAGCCATCCTCCGGGACATGCCCGTCAGCGTCCAGCAGATGGAGCTCGAGAAGGCGCTCGAAACCGGCGCCATGGCGCTGTTCGGCGAAAAATACGGCGATCGCGTCCGCGTTGTCAGCGTTGGCGATTTCAGCCGCGAGCTGTGCGGCGGCACCCACGTCCGCCACGCCGGCGAAATCGGGCTGCTCAAAGTCGTCTCGGAAGGATCCATCGCCTCCGGCGTCCGCCGCGTCGAGGCGTTGACCGGCGCAGGAGCCCTCGAGAAATTCCAGCGCACCACTGCTGCCGTGCAGCAGGCTGCCACACTGCTCCGCACCTCGGAGCACGAGCTTCTCGACCAGATCGAGAAGCTCCTCGCCCAGCAGAAGGCGCTCGAACGGCAGATCGAGGCTCTCAAGGAAAAGGCCGCCCGCGCCGCCGCCTCCGAGCTCGAATCGCAGGCGCGCGAGATCCGCGGCGTCAAGGTCCTCTCCGCCCGCGTCGACTCCCTCGACCGCGCCCAGATGCGCAACCTCGCCGACGCTCTCCGCAACAAATGGAAGAGCGCCGTCATCCTCCTCGCCTCTCCTGACAATGGCCAGGTCGCGCTCGTCTGCGCCGTCACCAAAGACCTGACAGCGAAAGTTCACGCCGGCAAGCTCGTCGGCCAGGTGGCGCAGGCGCTCGGCGGACGCGGCGGCGGTCGTCCCGACCTCGCCGAAGCGGGCGGCAAGGATGCCAGTGCGCTGCCCGGCGCCCTCGCGGCGGTCTATCCATCGGTCGAGCAGATGCTGGCATGA
- the abfA gene encoding alpha-L-arabinofuranosidase, translating into MNRRTFVSATAAALLAPRSSRAAEGSATVLLKEQIGTISPLVHGHFVEHLGGVVYDGIWVGEKSKIPNIAGIRKALIDDLKRIHAPLFRWPGGCFADSYDWRDGVGPREKRPKRLNFWAGSGMLQKLDSHPAKYEPNEFGTNEFMRFVQEVGAKPYLAANLRGMTAREFNDWVDYCNAPLGSTTWSQVRGTPPFNVEFWGIGNESWGCGGDFRPEEYSVEFRRFTSWVPGFGVPLKFIPAGPNGGDLNWTRGFFESLVRKSPGLLRRVWGWALHYYCGTTGGPVEFTTEEYYELLARAVRMEQLIRDHWAIMGEYDREHRVKFAIDEWGAWHKAGSEVAPHHLFGQIGTMRDAVIAGLTLDIFHRHADKVAMTCVAQLVNCIHSLFIAHEDKMLRTPNYHVFDLYKAHQNGMAVRTVFGAPMSGKAPRLDGSASVHEKDNRLVVTCTHADAAEPLAVELRLEGGAAKSARGQVLAGAPRDHNTFEQPERVKPRELAVAVRQGRLVFELPPCSAAALEVTLG; encoded by the coding sequence ATGAACCGCCGCACGTTTGTTTCCGCAACCGCTGCAGCCCTGCTGGCGCCTCGTTCCAGCCGCGCGGCCGAAGGCTCGGCCACGGTGCTTCTGAAAGAACAGATTGGCACAATCAGCCCGCTCGTGCACGGCCATTTCGTCGAGCACCTGGGCGGCGTCGTGTACGACGGCATCTGGGTGGGGGAAAAATCGAAGATTCCCAACATTGCGGGCATCCGCAAGGCGCTGATCGATGATCTGAAGCGGATCCACGCGCCGCTGTTCCGCTGGCCGGGAGGCTGTTTTGCGGACAGCTACGACTGGCGCGACGGCGTCGGTCCGCGGGAGAAGCGTCCGAAGAGGCTGAATTTCTGGGCCGGCTCAGGGATGCTGCAGAAGCTGGACAGCCATCCGGCGAAGTACGAGCCGAACGAGTTCGGGACGAACGAATTCATGCGTTTCGTGCAGGAAGTGGGGGCGAAGCCTTACCTGGCGGCGAATCTGCGCGGCATGACAGCGCGGGAATTCAACGACTGGGTGGATTACTGCAACGCGCCGCTGGGCTCGACGACGTGGAGCCAGGTGCGGGGGACGCCGCCGTTCAACGTCGAGTTCTGGGGCATCGGCAACGAGAGCTGGGGCTGCGGCGGGGACTTCCGTCCGGAAGAGTACTCGGTGGAGTTCCGGCGGTTCACGTCGTGGGTGCCCGGTTTCGGGGTGCCGCTGAAGTTCATTCCGGCAGGACCGAACGGAGGCGACCTGAACTGGACGCGCGGCTTTTTCGAGTCGCTGGTGCGGAAGAGCCCCGGGCTGCTGCGGAGAGTGTGGGGCTGGGCGCTGCACTACTATTGCGGCACGACGGGCGGACCGGTGGAGTTCACGACAGAGGAGTATTACGAGCTGCTGGCGCGCGCGGTGCGCATGGAGCAGCTGATCCGCGACCACTGGGCGATCATGGGCGAATACGACCGCGAACACCGGGTGAAGTTCGCGATCGACGAATGGGGCGCGTGGCACAAGGCGGGCAGCGAGGTGGCGCCGCATCACCTGTTCGGGCAGATCGGAACGATGCGCGACGCGGTGATCGCCGGACTGACGCTGGACATCTTCCACCGGCACGCGGACAAGGTGGCGATGACGTGCGTGGCGCAGCTGGTCAACTGCATCCACAGCCTGTTCATTGCGCACGAGGACAAGATGCTGCGGACGCCGAACTACCACGTGTTCGACCTGTACAAGGCGCATCAGAACGGGATGGCGGTGCGGACGGTGTTCGGCGCGCCGATGTCGGGCAAGGCGCCGCGGCTGGACGGTTCGGCTTCGGTCCACGAAAAAGACAACCGCCTGGTGGTGACATGCACGCACGCCGATGCCGCCGAGCCGCTGGCGGTGGAACTGCGCCTGGAGGGCGGAGCGGCGAAGTCGGCGCGGGGACAGGTGCTGGCGGGCGCGCCGCGCGACCACAACACGTTCGAGCAGCCCGAGCGGGTGAAGCCGCGCGAACTGGCGGTGGCGGTGCGGCAGGGGCGGCTCGTCTTCGAATTGCCTCCGTGTTCGGCGGCGGCGCTTGAAGTGACGCTCGGCTGA
- a CDS encoding aminotransferase has translation MPENADRFRAARAAGFTESVIREMTRLALQHGAVNLAQGFPDFPAPEELKLAAARAIADDRNQYAVTWGAAPLRRAIAESYRRFYGMEVDPDAEITVVCGSTEGMIASLLATADPDDEVILFEPFYENYGPDADLCSARRRYVRLHPPDWNFDLEELRAAFSPTTKAIILNNPHNPTGRVFTADELMQISGLCLEFNSLCITDEIYEHITYGGAVHVPMAALPWMRDRTITVSSASKTYSVTGWRVGWVVAPPEITASIRKVHDFLTVGAPAPLQYAVAEALALPDAYFAGLKSSYSERRRILLQALEKAGLACRAPEGAYYVMADIRPAGFQDGDALCRRMVEHLRVAAVPGSSFFHEKAGGAPWIRFCFCKKYETLEEAGRLLCDGLRNL, from the coding sequence GTGCCCGAAAACGCTGACCGCTTCCGCGCCGCCCGCGCCGCCGGATTCACCGAAAGCGTCATCCGCGAGATGACCCGCCTCGCCCTGCAGCACGGCGCCGTCAACCTCGCCCAGGGCTTCCCGGACTTTCCCGCTCCGGAAGAGCTCAAGCTCGCCGCCGCCCGCGCCATCGCCGACGACCGCAACCAGTACGCCGTCACCTGGGGCGCCGCCCCGCTCCGCCGCGCCATTGCTGAATCGTACCGCCGGTTCTACGGCATGGAAGTGGATCCGGACGCGGAAATCACCGTCGTCTGCGGCTCCACCGAGGGCATGATCGCTTCGCTGCTCGCCACCGCGGATCCCGATGACGAAGTGATCCTGTTCGAGCCGTTTTACGAAAATTACGGTCCCGACGCCGACCTCTGCTCCGCCCGCCGCCGCTACGTCCGCCTGCATCCCCCGGACTGGAATTTCGACCTCGAGGAACTCAGAGCCGCTTTTTCTCCCACAACAAAGGCAATCATCCTCAACAACCCGCATAATCCGACGGGAAGAGTCTTCACGGCCGATGAATTGATGCAGATCTCCGGGCTCTGTCTGGAATTCAATTCCCTCTGCATCACCGACGAGATTTACGAGCACATCACTTACGGCGGCGCGGTGCACGTCCCCATGGCCGCCCTTCCGTGGATGCGGGACCGCACCATCACCGTCAGCTCCGCCTCCAAGACCTACTCCGTCACCGGCTGGCGCGTCGGCTGGGTCGTGGCGCCGCCGGAGATCACGGCCTCCATCCGCAAGGTGCATGACTTCCTCACCGTCGGCGCTCCCGCCCCGCTGCAGTACGCCGTCGCGGAGGCGCTCGCGCTGCCGGACGCGTATTTCGCCGGATTGAAATCGTCCTACTCCGAACGCCGGCGCATCCTTCTGCAGGCGCTCGAAAAGGCCGGCCTCGCCTGCCGGGCGCCGGAAGGCGCCTATTACGTCATGGCCGACATCCGGCCAGCCGGATTTCAGGACGGAGACGCCCTCTGCCGCCGCATGGTGGAACACCTGCGCGTCGCCGCCGTTCCCGGCAGCAGCTTCTTCCACGAAAAAGCCGGCGGCGCCCCGTGGATCCGCTTCTGTTTTTGCAAGAAATATGAGACGCTGGAAGAAGCGGGCCGACTATTGTGTGACGGGCTCCGCAACCTGTGA
- a CDS encoding pyridine nucleotide-disulfide oxidoreductase, giving the protein MTLPDAELFDAIIVGAGPTGLACGIELKKRGLSARLFDKGCLTNSLYHYPTQMTFFTTPELLEIGGIPMTSLGEKPVRVEALKYYRRVAQHYGLDVRQYEPVLSFEGAPGGFTVRTRDRFGRENLYRCRFVILATGYYDRPNLLNVPGEDLPKVSHYYKEPHPYFDQDVLVIGGKNSAAIAALELYRAGARVTLVHRREKLSDSIKYWIRPDIENRIKNGEITAYFSTVVTEIREESVDLRTPDGPVTIPNDFVFALTGYHPDTEFLSRHGIVFDPASQRPRVDPETLESERPGVYLAGVLVAGMHTNEIFIENGRFHGAQIAEAITRRLSR; this is encoded by the coding sequence ATGACGCTCCCGGACGCAGAGCTGTTCGATGCCATCATCGTCGGCGCCGGTCCTACGGGTCTCGCCTGCGGCATCGAGCTGAAGAAGCGCGGTCTCTCGGCGCGCCTGTTCGACAAAGGCTGCCTGACCAACTCGCTCTACCACTACCCCACGCAGATGACCTTCTTCACCACGCCGGAGCTGCTCGAGATCGGCGGCATTCCGATGACGAGCCTCGGCGAAAAACCCGTCCGCGTGGAGGCGCTCAAATATTACCGCCGCGTCGCTCAGCACTACGGGCTTGACGTCCGCCAGTACGAGCCCGTGCTCTCCTTCGAAGGCGCGCCGGGCGGCTTCACGGTAAGAACCCGGGACCGCTTCGGGCGCGAGAACCTCTACCGGTGCCGCTTCGTGATTCTCGCCACCGGATACTACGACCGGCCGAATCTCTTGAATGTCCCCGGCGAGGATCTGCCGAAAGTCTCCCACTATTACAAAGAGCCGCATCCCTATTTCGATCAGGACGTGCTCGTCATCGGCGGGAAAAATTCCGCCGCGATCGCCGCCCTCGAGCTCTACCGGGCCGGCGCCCGGGTGACCCTCGTCCATCGCCGCGAAAAGCTCTCGGACAGCATCAAATACTGGATCCGGCCCGATATCGAAAACCGCATCAAAAACGGAGAAATCACGGCCTATTTTTCCACAGTCGTCACGGAAATCCGCGAGGAAAGCGTCGATCTCCGGACGCCGGACGGGCCGGTGACCATCCCGAATGACTTCGTCTTCGCCCTCACCGGATATCATCCCGACACGGAGTTCCTCTCCCGTCACGGCATCGTGTTCGATCCCGCCAGCCAGCGCCCCAGGGTCGATCCCGAGACCCTCGAGAGCGAGCGGCCAGGCGTCTACCTTGCGGGCGTCCTCGTGGCCGGCATGCACACCAACGAAATCTTCATCGAGAACGGCCGCTTCCACGGCGCGCAGATCGCGGAAGCCATCACCCGGCGCCTCTCACGGTGA
- a CDS encoding beta-phosphoglucomutase gives MQNTLAVAPGLALLFDMDGVLIESTAIHTKAWEEYLARHGIPSAGVMEKMLGKRNDQIVRVLWGPEITEDEVYRHGADKERLYREMMAPVFEEHVVPGVVEFVREARRQGVPCALATNAEPANVDFVLDRTGLRECFQTIVDGHQVHRPKPDPEVYLTAAERLGVEPHNCVIFEDSPGGLQAARAAGGRVVAVLTTLKEAPEAELAIRDFHDPLLMPWISRQTPR, from the coding sequence ATGCAGAACACGCTGGCGGTAGCGCCGGGACTGGCGCTGCTGTTCGACATGGACGGGGTGCTGATCGAATCGACGGCCATTCACACGAAAGCGTGGGAGGAATATCTGGCGCGGCACGGGATTCCCTCGGCGGGGGTGATGGAGAAGATGCTGGGCAAGCGCAACGATCAGATCGTGCGCGTGCTGTGGGGACCGGAGATTACGGAAGACGAAGTTTACCGGCATGGAGCCGACAAGGAACGGCTGTACCGGGAGATGATGGCGCCGGTGTTCGAGGAGCATGTCGTGCCGGGCGTGGTCGAGTTTGTGCGCGAGGCGCGGCGGCAGGGGGTTCCGTGCGCGCTGGCGACGAATGCGGAGCCCGCCAACGTGGATTTCGTGCTGGACAGGACCGGGCTGCGGGAGTGCTTCCAGACGATCGTGGACGGGCATCAGGTGCACCGCCCGAAGCCGGATCCGGAGGTGTATCTGACGGCGGCGGAGCGGCTGGGAGTCGAGCCGCACAACTGCGTGATCTTCGAGGATTCGCCCGGGGGGCTGCAGGCGGCGCGCGCCGCCGGAGGGCGGGTGGTGGCGGTGCTGACGACGCTGAAAGAAGCCCCTGAGGCGGAGCTGGCGATCCGCGATTTCCACGACCCGTTGTTGATGCCATGGATCTCCCGGCAGACACCCCGCTGA